From Streptomyces sp. TLI_053, a single genomic window includes:
- a CDS encoding ATP-binding protein → MYRSPQGRMLGGVAHGLAVHLGLPVSWVRIAFVVLFFAQGLGGLLYAAFWFVVPIGIGEPAPRGGGPHWLYVNGTFVPVGAGTVAGGELGKGGGRRGGELNKDGGRRGGWIGRMREVLQHTLRGEPVELGEAPAAAAAGTQPAGTGRGQRQGGLGQLAALVMLVIGVIALLNALNVQTAKPYTWPLLAIGVGVALVWRQADDSRWQRWFGLEEGEKRRGAYTRVGAGVLLVVAGIIAFLATQGSGSTIGSVVEASLAVLAGVLVLVGPYALRMWQDLGAERTARIRAQERAEIAAHVHDSVLHTLTLIQRRAEDPKEVLRLARAQERELRLWLYRPEAVAEAAPDTMAESLRAVVAEVEDRHGVPVEVVVVGDCPMDDRIAAQMQAAREATVNAAKYGGGGPVQVYAEVEGRTVMVFVRDHGPGFDPDTVPEDRMGVRESILGRMKRNGGTARVRPAPDGGTEVELEMERAND, encoded by the coding sequence CTGTACCGCAGCCCGCAGGGGCGGATGCTCGGCGGCGTCGCGCACGGACTGGCCGTCCACCTCGGACTGCCCGTCAGCTGGGTCCGGATCGCCTTCGTGGTGCTGTTCTTCGCCCAGGGACTCGGCGGGCTGCTGTACGCGGCGTTCTGGTTCGTGGTGCCGATCGGCATCGGCGAGCCGGCCCCGCGCGGCGGCGGCCCGCACTGGCTGTACGTCAACGGCACCTTCGTCCCGGTGGGTGCCGGGACGGTGGCGGGCGGGGAGCTGGGCAAGGGCGGCGGCCGGCGCGGCGGGGAGCTGAACAAGGACGGCGGCCGGCGCGGCGGGTGGATCGGCCGGATGCGCGAGGTGCTGCAGCACACGCTCCGCGGCGAGCCGGTCGAGCTGGGCGAGGCGCCGGCGGCCGCGGCGGCCGGTACCCAGCCGGCCGGTACCGGCCGGGGCCAGCGGCAGGGCGGCCTCGGTCAGCTGGCCGCCCTGGTGATGCTGGTGATCGGCGTGATCGCGCTGCTCAATGCGCTCAACGTGCAGACCGCCAAGCCGTACACCTGGCCGCTGCTGGCGATCGGCGTCGGTGTGGCGCTGGTCTGGCGGCAGGCCGACGACTCGCGCTGGCAGCGCTGGTTCGGTCTGGAGGAGGGCGAGAAGCGGCGCGGCGCCTACACCCGGGTCGGCGCGGGCGTGCTGCTGGTGGTGGCCGGCATCATCGCCTTCCTCGCGACCCAGGGCAGCGGCTCGACCATCGGCTCGGTGGTCGAGGCCTCGCTGGCGGTGCTCGCGGGTGTGCTGGTGCTGGTGGGGCCGTACGCGCTGCGGATGTGGCAGGACCTCGGCGCCGAGCGCACCGCCCGCATCCGGGCCCAGGAGCGCGCCGAGATCGCCGCCCACGTGCACGACTCGGTGCTGCACACGCTGACCCTGATCCAGCGCCGGGCCGAGGACCCCAAGGAGGTGCTGCGGCTCGCCCGCGCCCAGGAGCGCGAACTGCGGCTGTGGCTCTACCGCCCCGAGGCGGTCGCCGAGGCGGCGCCGGACACCATGGCGGAGAGCCTGCGGGCGGTGGTCGCCGAGGTCGAGGACCGGCACGGGGTCCCGGTCGAGGTGGTCGTCGTCGGCGACTGCCCGATGGACGACCGGATCGCGGCCCAGATGCAGGCCGCGAGGGAGGCGACCGTCAACGCGGCCAAGTACGGTGGCGGGGGACCGGTCCAGGTCTACGCCGAGGTCGAGGGGAGGACCGTGATGGTGTTCGTCCGCGACCACGGACCGGGTTTCGACCCGGACACGGTGCCCGAGGACCGGATGGGCGTACGCGAGTCGATCCTCGGCCGGATGAAGCGCAACGGCGGCACCGCACGGGTGCGGCCCGCGCCGGACGGCGGGACCGAGGTCGAGCTGGAGATGGAGAGGGCCAATGACTGA
- a CDS encoding response regulator transcription factor yields the protein MTEAAPERRARVVLVDDHRMFRTGVRAEIGRTETTGIDVVGEADDVESAVRVVAETRPDVVLLDVHLPGGGGVEVLRRSAGLMGDPGGVRFLALSVSDAAEDVIGVIRGGARGYVTKTITGTDLVDAIFRIGDGDAVFSPRLAGFVLDAFAATDTPPVDEDLDRLTQREREVLRLIARGYAYKEIAKQLFISVKTVESHVSAVLRKLQLSNRHELTRWATARRLV from the coding sequence ATGACTGAGGCAGCGCCGGAGCGCCGGGCGAGGGTCGTGCTGGTGGACGACCACCGGATGTTCCGGACGGGGGTGAGGGCCGAGATCGGGCGCACCGAGACGACCGGTATCGACGTGGTCGGCGAGGCCGACGACGTGGAGTCCGCGGTCCGGGTGGTGGCCGAGACGCGGCCGGACGTGGTGCTGCTGGACGTCCACCTGCCCGGCGGGGGCGGCGTCGAGGTGCTGCGGCGCTCGGCCGGGCTGATGGGCGACCCGGGAGGGGTGCGCTTCCTGGCGCTCTCCGTCTCGGACGCGGCGGAGGACGTGATCGGCGTGATCCGCGGCGGTGCGCGCGGCTACGTCACCAAGACGATCACCGGGACCGACCTGGTCGACGCGATCTTCCGGATCGGCGACGGGGACGCGGTCTTCTCGCCCCGGCTGGCCGGGTTCGTGCTGGACGCCTTCGCGGCGACCGACACCCCGCCGGTGGACGAGGACCTGGACCGCCTCACCCAGCGCGAGCGCGAGGTGCTGCGGCTGATCGCCCGGGGGTACGCGTACAAGGAGATCGCCAAGCAGCTGTTCATCTCGGTGAAGACGGTGGAGAGCCACGTCTCGGCGGTGCTGCGCAAGCTCCAGCTGAGCAACCGGCACGAGCTGACCCGCTGGGCGACCGCCCGCCGGCTGGTCTGA